A window of Microbacterium luteolum contains these coding sequences:
- a CDS encoding UDP-N-acetylmuramate dehydrogenase — MHDIESIPLAQLTTLRTGAAPERMREASTTAELVDVLRDTWSGREPWFVLGGGSNLFVGDEPFEGTVIRVRTEGIEELPSPHAGRVRLRAQAGHGWDAFVAYAVEHGYAGLEAMSGIPGTVGAAPVQNIGAYGQEIQETLVEVELIDEATGEISTVPASELGLGFRTSVLKHHYGGEPLRRAVILSVTVDLLVAGERIVRGEQLRRALALHDDAPVPLGWVRERILATRASKGMLLDDADPDTHGVGSFFQNAIVPESVARALPPECPRWPVAPDLDAVTVIPLASYDGLVPQTKTEAPDVKVSAAWLIEQAGIRKGFKLPRSRASVSTKHALALTNRGGATAGEVAELARFIQSRVHAEFGLVLQPEPVLVGVEL; from the coding sequence GTGCACGACATCGAGTCGATCCCGCTCGCGCAGCTGACGACGCTGCGCACGGGTGCCGCGCCGGAGCGGATGCGTGAGGCGTCGACGACCGCGGAGCTCGTCGACGTTCTGCGCGACACGTGGTCCGGCCGGGAACCGTGGTTCGTGCTCGGCGGCGGATCCAACCTCTTCGTCGGGGACGAGCCCTTCGAGGGGACCGTGATCCGCGTGCGCACCGAGGGCATCGAGGAGCTGCCGTCCCCCCACGCCGGTCGCGTGCGCCTCCGGGCGCAGGCCGGCCACGGGTGGGACGCCTTCGTCGCCTACGCCGTCGAGCACGGGTACGCGGGGCTCGAGGCCATGAGCGGCATCCCGGGGACGGTCGGTGCCGCACCGGTGCAGAACATCGGCGCCTACGGTCAGGAGATCCAGGAGACGCTCGTCGAGGTCGAACTCATCGACGAGGCGACCGGCGAGATCTCGACGGTGCCGGCGTCCGAGCTGGGCCTGGGGTTCCGCACCTCGGTCCTCAAGCACCACTACGGCGGGGAGCCCCTGCGGCGTGCTGTCATCCTGTCGGTGACCGTCGACCTCCTCGTCGCGGGAGAGCGCATCGTCCGCGGCGAACAGCTGCGCCGTGCGCTCGCTCTCCACGACGATGCCCCCGTGCCGCTCGGCTGGGTGCGCGAGCGCATCCTCGCCACGCGCGCATCGAAGGGGATGCTGCTCGACGACGCGGATCCCGACACCCACGGCGTCGGATCGTTCTTCCAGAACGCGATCGTGCCGGAGTCCGTGGCCAGGGCGCTGCCGCCGGAATGCCCGCGCTGGCCCGTTGCGCCCGACCTCGACGCGGTGACCGTGATCCCGCTCGCCTCCTACGACGGCCTCGTGCCGCAGACGAAGACGGAGGCTCCGGACGTCAAGGTGAGCGCCGCCTGGCTCATCGAGCAGGCCGGCATCCGCAAGGGCTTCAAGCTGCCGAGGTCGCGCGCGTCCGTGTCGACCAAGCATGCGCTCGCGCTGACAAACCGTGGAGGCGCGACGGCGGGTGAGGTCGCGGAGCTGGCACGGTTCATCCAGAGCAGGGTGCATGCCGAGTTCGGTCTCGTGCTGCAGCCGGAGCCCGTGCTCGTCGGCGTCGAGCTTTAA
- the aceB gene encoding malate synthase A, translated as MTTPTAPPTTAPIQTTQQGPAIAITGPLRDRYDEILTPEAVAFLTELHHRFASRRHDRLADRMRRRFEIGNGHDPRFRDDTAHIREDAEWRVAGAGPGLEDRRVEITGPTDPKMTINALNSGARVWLADQEDATSPTWKNVIEGQLSLRDAIRGELSFTSPDGKEYRVTAEHTPTIVMRPRGWHLPEKHVSFTDRAGRRTAASGSLVDFGLYFLHNAQALIDGGRGPYFYIAKLESSEEAKLWDDVFSFSEEYIGIPHGTIRATVLIETLPAAFEMDEILYELRDHCAGLNAGRWDYIFSIIKNYRGRGARFVLPDRSEVTMTVPFMRAYTELLVQTCHKRGAFAIGGMSAFIPNRRDPEVTARAIEKVSADKKREAGDGFDGTWVAHPDLIPTAQAEFDAVLGDRPNQVDRQRDDVHVEARDLLDLRIGSAVTDRGVRDNVSVAIRYLEAWLRGLGAVAIDNLMEDAATAEISRSQVWQWIHQDRVTQEGTPITAEYVEGLITQVIASATRSAGDRFDDAAEIFREVALQEEFPTFLTLGAYSRFLVDED; from the coding sequence ATGACCACTCCCACCGCTCCCCCGACCACGGCTCCGATCCAGACGACCCAGCAGGGTCCGGCGATCGCGATCACCGGCCCGCTGCGCGACCGCTACGACGAGATCCTCACCCCCGAGGCCGTCGCCTTCCTCACCGAACTGCATCACCGGTTCGCCTCGCGCCGCCACGACCGGCTCGCGGACCGCATGCGCCGCCGCTTCGAGATCGGCAACGGGCACGACCCCCGTTTCCGCGATGACACGGCCCACATCCGCGAGGACGCCGAGTGGCGCGTCGCCGGCGCCGGCCCCGGACTCGAGGACCGCCGCGTCGAGATCACCGGCCCGACGGACCCGAAGATGACCATCAACGCGCTGAACTCCGGCGCACGGGTCTGGCTCGCCGACCAGGAGGATGCGACCAGTCCCACCTGGAAGAACGTCATCGAGGGCCAGCTGTCCCTGCGGGACGCGATCCGCGGGGAGCTCTCCTTCACCTCCCCCGACGGCAAGGAGTACCGCGTCACCGCCGAGCACACCCCGACGATCGTGATGCGGCCGCGCGGCTGGCACCTGCCCGAGAAGCACGTGTCGTTCACCGATCGCGCAGGGCGCCGCACGGCGGCATCCGGCTCGCTCGTGGATTTCGGTCTCTACTTCCTGCACAACGCGCAAGCGCTGATCGACGGCGGCCGCGGCCCGTACTTCTACATCGCCAAGCTCGAGTCCAGCGAGGAGGCGAAGCTGTGGGACGACGTGTTCTCGTTCAGCGAGGAGTACATCGGGATCCCGCACGGCACCATCCGCGCGACCGTGCTCATCGAGACGCTGCCCGCCGCGTTCGAGATGGACGAGATCCTCTACGAGCTGCGTGATCACTGCGCCGGCCTCAACGCCGGGCGCTGGGACTACATCTTCTCGATCATCAAGAACTACCGCGGCCGCGGGGCGCGCTTCGTGCTCCCCGACCGCAGCGAGGTCACGATGACGGTGCCGTTCATGCGGGCGTACACCGAGCTGCTCGTGCAGACCTGCCACAAGCGGGGCGCGTTCGCGATCGGAGGCATGAGCGCCTTCATCCCGAACCGTCGTGACCCCGAGGTGACCGCGCGAGCGATCGAGAAGGTGTCCGCCGACAAGAAGCGCGAGGCCGGCGACGGCTTCGACGGCACCTGGGTCGCCCACCCCGACCTGATCCCGACGGCCCAGGCGGAGTTCGACGCCGTGCTCGGCGATCGCCCGAACCAGGTCGACCGTCAGCGTGACGACGTGCACGTCGAGGCGCGCGACCTGCTCGATCTCCGCATCGGCAGCGCGGTCACCGACCGCGGCGTGCGCGACAACGTGTCGGTGGCCATCCGCTACCTCGAGGCGTGGTTGCGCGGCCTCGGAGCCGTCGCCATCGACAACCTGATGGAGGATGCCGCGACGGCCGAGATCAGCCGGTCGCAGGTGTGGCAGTGGATCCATCAGGACCGCGTCACGCAGGAAGGCACGCCGATCACGGCCGAGTACGTCGAGGGGCTGATCACCCAGGTCATCGCGTCGGCGACCCGGAGCGCCGGCGACCGATTCGACGATGCCGCCGAGATCTTCCGCGAGGTGGCCCTGCAGGAGGAGTTCCCCACGTTCCTCACGCTCGGCGCCTACAGCCGCTTCCTCGTCGACGAGGACTGA
- a CDS encoding tripartite tricarboxylate transporter TctB family protein, whose amino-acid sequence METPILGVSGRAEATRPAPRVPLGELVFALLMLALGVFALVGVFTIHVPVGVKAGPTIFPLFVSIILLGSAVAVLVNVLRGKRAEVEEGEDIDPDAKTDWLTIAKIVGAVVAHLLLIDIIGWAPAATVLFGVVAWALGATRWWLAFVIGLVVSLVIQVVFGGLMGLSLPWGPALGWLGEVF is encoded by the coding sequence ATGGAAACCCCGATCCTCGGGGTGAGCGGGCGGGCCGAGGCGACTCGGCCCGCCCCGCGGGTTCCCCTCGGTGAACTCGTCTTCGCTCTCCTCATGCTCGCCCTCGGCGTCTTCGCGCTGGTGGGCGTCTTCACGATCCACGTCCCGGTCGGAGTGAAAGCCGGGCCGACGATCTTCCCGCTCTTCGTCTCGATCATCCTGCTGGGCTCGGCCGTGGCCGTTCTGGTCAACGTGCTCCGCGGAAAGCGCGCGGAGGTCGAGGAGGGCGAGGACATCGACCCCGACGCCAAGACCGATTGGCTCACGATCGCGAAGATCGTCGGAGCCGTGGTCGCCCACCTGCTGCTGATCGACATCATCGGCTGGGCGCCGGCGGCCACCGTGCTCTTCGGCGTGGTCGCGTGGGCGCTCGGCGCCACGCGCTGGTGGCTGGCCTTCGTCATCGGGCTCGTCGTCAGTCTGGTGATCCAGGTGGTCTTCGGGGGCCTGATGGGGCTGTCGCTGCCCTGGGGACCGGCTCTCGGATGGCTCGGAGAGGTGTTCTGA
- a CDS encoding FAS1-like dehydratase domain-containing protein, with protein MAVNQDLVGRELPPTAPYLVGREKVREFARAVFADAPQHTDVEAARALGFEDVVAPPTFAIVIQDHTLQQLLALPDSGIVLARTIHAEQRFAYTRPIVAGDELTGTLRVTGIRMMGGNAMITSEAEITDASGAHVVTATSVLLVGAEDDADKGEAA; from the coding sequence GTGGCAGTGAACCAAGATCTGGTCGGCCGGGAGCTCCCGCCGACGGCCCCGTACCTCGTCGGACGCGAGAAGGTGCGCGAGTTCGCGCGCGCCGTCTTCGCCGATGCTCCGCAGCACACCGACGTCGAGGCCGCGCGCGCCCTGGGCTTCGAGGACGTGGTGGCGCCGCCGACGTTCGCGATCGTCATCCAGGACCACACGCTCCAGCAGCTGCTGGCGCTGCCGGACTCCGGCATCGTGCTGGCGCGCACGATCCACGCGGAGCAGCGCTTCGCCTACACCCGACCGATCGTCGCGGGCGATGAGCTCACCGGAACGCTCCGTGTCACGGGCATCCGGATGATGGGCGGCAACGCCATGATCACGAGCGAGGCGGAGATCACGGACGCGAGTGGCGCGCATGTCGTGACCGCCACCAGCGTGCTGCTCGTCGGTGCGGAAGACGACGCCGACAAGGGAGAGGCCGCCTGA
- a CDS encoding MaoC/PaaZ C-terminal domain-containing protein codes for MGYTVGDVIAERTVHLTRESLVRYAGASGDFNPIHYRDDVAASVGLPGVLAHGMLTMGIASSVVVAALEPGTKILDYGVRFTKPVVVDPETGADLHVSATVGVVDETAARIDLKVTFDEATVLVKAQLRVAV; via the coding sequence ATGGGCTACACCGTCGGAGACGTGATCGCCGAGCGCACCGTGCACCTGACCCGCGAGTCGCTGGTGCGCTACGCCGGAGCATCCGGAGACTTCAACCCCATCCACTACCGCGATGACGTCGCGGCATCCGTCGGGCTCCCCGGCGTGCTCGCCCACGGCATGCTCACGATGGGCATCGCGTCGTCGGTCGTCGTCGCCGCTCTCGAGCCGGGAACGAAGATCCTGGACTACGGCGTGCGCTTCACCAAGCCCGTCGTCGTCGACCCCGAGACCGGTGCCGACCTGCATGTCAGCGCCACGGTCGGCGTGGTCGACGAGACCGCTGCGCGCATCGACCTGAAGGTCACCTTCGACGAGGCGACCGTGCTGGTCAAGGCGCAGCTGCGCGTCGCCGTCTGA
- the ald gene encoding alanine dehydrogenase translates to MKIGVPTEVKNNENRVALTPAGADRLVHEGHRVLVQSGAGVGSRIDDDAYRAVGAEIVATAAEAWGEADLLIKVKEPIAQEYGFLRPDLTLFTYLHLAADRALTTALVDAGTTAVAYETVQLPDRSLPLLVPMSEIAGRLSVTMGSYSLLRSNGGRGMLLGGIAGTPRAKTVVIGGGVAGEHAAANALGLGSKVTVIDISLPRLRELEHRYGGALETRASSRYDIAEELATADLVIGSVLIPGAAAPKLVTDDMVAGMKPGAVLVDIAIDQGGCFEGSRPTTHDDPTFAVHDAIYYCVANMPGAVPETATRALTNATLPYVSAIAGKGWERAASEDPSLAKGLNVQGGRITLDAVAQAHGFATA, encoded by the coding sequence ATGAAGATCGGCGTGCCCACCGAGGTCAAGAACAACGAGAACCGCGTCGCGCTCACCCCCGCGGGTGCCGACCGTCTCGTCCACGAGGGCCACCGCGTGCTCGTGCAGTCCGGCGCGGGCGTCGGCTCACGCATCGACGACGACGCCTACCGGGCTGTCGGCGCCGAGATCGTCGCGACCGCAGCCGAGGCATGGGGCGAGGCGGATCTGCTGATCAAGGTCAAGGAGCCGATCGCGCAGGAGTACGGGTTCCTCCGCCCCGACCTCACCCTCTTCACCTACCTGCACCTCGCCGCGGACCGCGCACTGACGACCGCCCTGGTCGATGCCGGCACGACGGCCGTCGCCTACGAGACCGTGCAGCTGCCGGACCGCAGCCTGCCCCTTCTCGTGCCGATGAGCGAGATCGCCGGGCGGCTCTCCGTCACGATGGGCTCGTACTCGCTGCTGCGCTCGAACGGCGGCCGCGGCATGCTGCTCGGCGGCATCGCCGGCACTCCGCGCGCCAAGACCGTCGTGATCGGCGGCGGCGTCGCCGGGGAGCACGCCGCAGCGAACGCCCTGGGCCTCGGCTCGAAGGTCACCGTGATCGACATCTCGCTGCCTCGACTGCGCGAGCTCGAGCACCGCTACGGAGGCGCGCTCGAGACACGCGCGTCGAGCCGCTACGACATCGCCGAGGAGCTCGCGACGGCCGACCTCGTGATCGGCTCGGTGCTGATCCCCGGCGCGGCGGCCCCGAAGCTCGTCACCGACGACATGGTCGCCGGCATGAAGCCGGGCGCCGTGCTCGTCGACATCGCGATCGACCAGGGCGGATGCTTCGAGGGCTCGCGGCCGACCACGCACGACGACCCGACCTTCGCCGTTCACGACGCGATCTACTACTGCGTCGCGAACATGCCCGGCGCCGTCCCCGAGACGGCCACCCGCGCGCTGACCAACGCGACGCTCCCCTACGTCTCGGCCATCGCCGGCAAGGGCTGGGAGCGCGCGGCATCCGAAGATCCGTCCCTCGCGAAGGGTCTGAACGTGCAGGGCGGACGCATCACGCTCGACGCCGTCGCCCAGGCCCACGGCTTCGCGACCGCCTGA
- a CDS encoding VOC family protein — MSGLTPYLLFPGNAAEAMRHYQSVFGGELRMFDYAQFDRHDGPSDAIAHAMLEGVVDLSGADAGIDADAVQMGGMFFSLLGTADASTLTGWFADLSVGGRVIDPLQRRPWGDWDGTLVDRYGIRWLIGYQPES, encoded by the coding sequence ATGAGCGGATTGACCCCGTACCTGTTGTTCCCCGGAAACGCCGCTGAGGCGATGCGGCACTACCAGTCGGTGTTCGGCGGCGAGCTGCGGATGTTCGACTACGCGCAGTTCGATCGGCACGACGGCCCGTCCGACGCGATCGCGCACGCCATGCTCGAGGGTGTCGTGGATCTGTCGGGCGCGGATGCCGGCATCGACGCCGATGCGGTGCAGATGGGCGGGATGTTCTTCTCCCTGCTCGGCACCGCGGACGCGTCGACGCTCACCGGGTGGTTCGCTGACCTCTCCGTGGGCGGGAGGGTCATCGACCCGCTCCAGCGCCGTCCGTGGGGCGACTGGGACGGCACGCTCGTCGACCGGTACGGCATCCGCTGGCTCATCGGATACCAGCCCGAGTCCTGA
- a CDS encoding Lrp/AsnC family transcriptional regulator, translating to METTSQGPQPNTLRAPALDPTDARIVQLLAEDGRMTNAELAGHLGVAPSTAHARLRALVERGVITGFHASVDERMLGAGLQAIIGVTLRPSGRRESIVEFAERVRVLPQVIQVFFLGGDDDFLLHIAVADSSEMREFVLEHLSAQSSVASTRTSIVFDYHRNSVAASFA from the coding sequence ATGGAGACGACATCACAGGGTCCTCAGCCGAACACTCTTCGGGCACCCGCCCTGGACCCGACGGATGCGAGGATCGTGCAGCTGCTGGCCGAAGACGGGCGGATGACCAACGCCGAGCTCGCCGGTCACCTCGGGGTCGCCCCCTCGACGGCGCACGCGCGACTGCGCGCCCTCGTCGAGCGCGGGGTCATCACCGGATTCCACGCCAGCGTGGACGAGCGGATGCTGGGGGCCGGACTCCAGGCGATCATCGGCGTGACGCTGCGCCCGAGCGGACGGCGCGAGAGCATCGTCGAGTTCGCCGAACGCGTGCGAGTGCTGCCGCAGGTGATCCAGGTCTTCTTCCTCGGCGGGGACGACGACTTCCTCCTGCACATCGCTGTCGCCGACTCGTCCGAGATGCGCGAGTTCGTGCTCGAGCATCTGTCGGCGCAGAGCAGCGTCGCGTCCACGCGGACGAGCATCGTGTTCGACTATCACCGCAACTCGGTGGCCGCCTCGTTCGCGTGA
- a CDS encoding sulfite exporter TauE/SafE family protein → MSDAETLNRGPRAYAAFVGIGLLAGLLSGLFGVGGGTVIVPLLVLFLHFNQRLGAGTSLAAIVPTATVGVVSYAIHGSVAWVPALILAAGSVVGAQIGTRLLPKISQTTLRWFFVGFLVIVIVSLFLVVPSREAAFDLQLLTGLALVAVGVVTGILAGLIGVGGGVIVVPVLMLAFGTSDLVAKGTSLLMMIPTAISGTIGNIRNRNVDLVAAAIVGVSACTTTALGAWLATLIDPFAGNMLFAAYLVVIAVQMAMKAIRGRKKD, encoded by the coding sequence GTGAGCGATGCAGAGACCCTGAACCGAGGGCCTCGTGCCTACGCCGCGTTCGTCGGGATCGGCCTGCTCGCGGGTCTCCTGTCCGGACTCTTCGGGGTCGGGGGCGGCACGGTCATCGTCCCGCTGCTGGTCCTCTTCCTGCATTTCAATCAGCGGCTCGGTGCGGGCACCTCGCTCGCCGCCATCGTGCCGACGGCCACCGTGGGTGTGGTGTCCTACGCGATCCACGGCTCGGTCGCATGGGTCCCGGCCCTCATCCTCGCGGCGGGCTCGGTCGTGGGTGCGCAGATCGGCACGCGTCTGCTCCCGAAGATCTCGCAGACGACGCTCCGGTGGTTCTTCGTCGGTTTCCTCGTGATCGTGATCGTGAGTCTGTTCCTGGTGGTCCCCTCCCGCGAGGCGGCTTTCGACCTGCAGCTGCTCACCGGTCTCGCCCTCGTCGCGGTGGGCGTCGTCACCGGCATCCTGGCCGGCCTGATCGGCGTCGGCGGCGGGGTGATCGTCGTGCCGGTCCTCATGCTGGCCTTCGGCACGAGCGATCTCGTCGCCAAGGGCACCTCGCTGCTCATGATGATCCCGACCGCCATCTCGGGGACGATCGGCAACATCCGCAATCGCAACGTCGATCTCGTGGCCGCCGCCATCGTCGGCGTCTCGGCGTGCACGACGACGGCGCTGGGCGCCTGGCTCGCCACACTGATCGACCCGTTCGCCGGAAACATGCTGTTCGCGGCATACCTCGTCGTGATCGCGGTGCAGATGGCGATGAAGGCGATCCGGGGGCGGAAGAAGGACTGA
- a CDS encoding pyridoxal phosphate-dependent aminotransferase, with protein MTERAPLSRKLSAIAESATLKVDAKAKALKAEGKDVISYAAGEPDFATPQFIVDAAAEALADPANYRYTPAPGLPALREAIAAKTLRDSGLEVSPSQVIVTNGGKQSVYQAFQTVVNPGDEVLLPAPYWTTYPEAIRLADGTPVEVFAGADQDYKVTVEQLEAARTERTTVLVFVSPSNPTGSVYTAEETRAIGEWALEHGIWVITDEIYQNLTYEGVKATSIVAAVPEVAGQTILVNGVAKTYAMTGWRVGWMVGPADAIKIAGNLQSHLSSNVNNVAQKAAIAALNGPQTEAEKMREAFDRRRKLIVSELSKIDGLVVPNPLGAFYVYPDVQGLLGRTWGGVTPTTSLELADLILEQAEVAVVPGEAFGPSGYLRLSYALGDDQLLEGVQRLQRLFA; from the coding sequence GTGACCGAACGCGCTCCTCTCTCCCGCAAGCTGTCCGCCATCGCCGAGTCGGCGACCCTCAAGGTCGACGCGAAGGCGAAGGCCCTCAAGGCCGAAGGCAAGGACGTCATCTCCTATGCCGCCGGCGAGCCGGACTTCGCGACGCCGCAGTTCATCGTGGATGCCGCGGCGGAGGCCCTCGCCGACCCGGCGAACTACCGGTACACCCCGGCGCCCGGCCTGCCGGCACTGCGGGAGGCGATCGCTGCGAAGACCCTCCGCGACTCGGGCCTCGAGGTCTCCCCCAGCCAGGTCATCGTGACCAACGGCGGCAAGCAGTCGGTCTACCAGGCGTTCCAGACCGTCGTGAACCCGGGCGACGAGGTGCTGCTGCCCGCCCCGTACTGGACCACGTACCCCGAGGCTATCCGTCTGGCCGACGGCACTCCCGTCGAGGTCTTCGCCGGAGCCGACCAGGATTACAAGGTGACCGTCGAGCAGCTCGAGGCCGCGCGCACCGAGCGCACCACGGTGCTCGTCTTCGTCTCGCCGTCGAACCCGACCGGATCGGTGTACACCGCCGAGGAGACCCGCGCCATCGGCGAGTGGGCGCTCGAGCACGGCATCTGGGTCATCACCGACGAGATCTACCAGAACCTCACCTACGAGGGCGTGAAGGCGACGTCGATCGTGGCAGCCGTCCCCGAGGTCGCCGGCCAGACCATCCTCGTCAACGGCGTCGCGAAGACGTACGCCATGACCGGCTGGCGGGTCGGCTGGATGGTGGGTCCTGCCGACGCCATCAAGATCGCCGGCAACCTGCAGTCGCACCTGTCGAGCAACGTGAACAACGTCGCCCAGAAGGCCGCGATCGCCGCTCTCAACGGCCCGCAGACCGAGGCCGAGAAGATGCGCGAGGCGTTCGATCGACGCCGCAAGCTCATCGTCTCCGAGCTCTCCAAGATCGACGGCCTCGTCGTGCCGAACCCGCTCGGCGCCTTCTATGTCTACCCCGACGTGCAGGGCCTGCTCGGCCGCACCTGGGGCGGCGTCACGCCGACCACCTCGCTGGAGCTCGCCGACCTCATCCTCGAGCAGGCCGAGGTCGCCGTCGTCCCGGGCGAGGCCTTCGGCCCGAGCGGCTACCTGCGCCTGTCGTACGCCCTCGGCGACGACCAGCTCCTCGAGGGCGTCCAGCGCCTGCAGCGTCTGTTCGCCTGA
- a CDS encoding tripartite tricarboxylate transporter permease: MDSWTLLLEGFATALQPQYLVFAFFGVLVGTAVGVLPGIGPAMTVALLLPLTYTLDPTAALITFAGIYYGGMYGGSTTSILLNTPGESASIVTAIEGNKMAKMGRGAAALATAAIGSFVAGTIATVGLTLLAPVLAQFAVNLGPADYVALIVIAFITVGALIGSSVPRGMLSLGVGLFLGLVGTDTLTAQQRYTLGLLPLSDGIDIVLVAVGLFAVGETLYIAARLRHGGIDVIPVTRGWRSWMTKSDWKRSWKPWLRGTAIGFPIGTIPAGGADVATFLSYATERKLSRHKGEFGRGAIEGVAGPESANNAAAAGVLVPLLTLGLPTTATAAIILVAFQAYGLQPGPQLFQNQPALVWALVASLYVGNVILIILNLPLVGMWVKLLQIPRPYLYAGILLFAAFGAYALNFAVVDILILAIIGVLGYFMRRYGYPVAPLVVGMILGPMGEEYLRKALQLSQGDLTTLFVQPFAATAYIVLALLVAGGLWLRRRQRRYEQALTASIAVPIRTDSEV, translated from the coding sequence ATGGACAGCTGGACCCTGCTTCTCGAAGGCTTCGCGACGGCGCTGCAGCCGCAGTACCTCGTGTTCGCCTTCTTCGGCGTGCTGGTGGGAACGGCGGTCGGCGTGCTTCCCGGCATCGGGCCGGCGATGACCGTCGCGCTCCTGCTGCCGCTCACCTACACGCTCGACCCCACCGCTGCGCTGATCACCTTCGCCGGCATCTACTACGGCGGGATGTACGGCGGCTCCACCACCAGCATCCTGCTGAACACTCCGGGTGAATCGGCATCCATCGTCACGGCCATCGAGGGCAACAAGATGGCGAAGATGGGGCGCGGGGCCGCCGCTCTCGCCACGGCCGCGATCGGCTCGTTCGTCGCCGGCACCATCGCCACCGTCGGGCTCACCCTGCTCGCACCCGTGCTGGCACAGTTCGCGGTGAACCTCGGCCCGGCCGACTACGTGGCGCTCATCGTGATCGCGTTCATCACGGTCGGGGCGCTGATCGGCAGCTCCGTCCCGCGCGGGATGCTGTCGCTCGGCGTCGGACTGTTCCTCGGACTCGTCGGCACCGACACCCTCACGGCGCAGCAGCGCTACACGCTGGGGCTGCTTCCGCTGTCGGACGGGATCGACATCGTGCTCGTCGCGGTCGGACTCTTCGCCGTGGGCGAGACGCTGTACATCGCGGCTCGTCTGCGCCACGGCGGCATCGACGTCATCCCGGTCACCCGCGGATGGCGCAGCTGGATGACCAAGAGCGATTGGAAGCGCTCGTGGAAGCCCTGGCTGCGCGGCACGGCGATCGGCTTCCCGATCGGCACGATCCCCGCGGGTGGTGCCGACGTCGCGACGTTCCTGTCGTACGCCACCGAGCGCAAGCTCTCGCGGCACAAGGGCGAGTTCGGCCGCGGAGCCATCGAGGGGGTCGCCGGCCCCGAGTCCGCGAACAACGCGGCGGCGGCGGGTGTGCTCGTCCCGCTGCTCACGCTCGGTCTGCCCACGACCGCGACGGCGGCGATCATCCTCGTCGCCTTCCAGGCCTACGGACTGCAGCCGGGACCGCAGCTGTTCCAGAACCAGCCGGCGCTCGTGTGGGCGCTGGTGGCGAGCCTGTACGTCGGCAACGTCATCCTCATCATCCTCAACCTGCCGCTCGTCGGCATGTGGGTGAAGCTGCTGCAGATCCCGAGGCCCTACCTGTATGCGGGCATCCTGCTGTTCGCGGCCTTCGGCGCCTACGCGCTGAACTTCGCGGTCGTCGACATCCTGATCCTGGCGATCATCGGCGTGCTCGGCTACTTCATGCGACGGTACGGCTATCCGGTGGCTCCGCTCGTGGTCGGCATGATCCTGGGGCCGATGGGGGAGGAGTACCTCCGCAAGGCGCTGCAGTTGAGCCAGGGCGACCTGACGACCCTGTTCGTTCAGCCGTTCGCCGCGACGGCCTACATCGTGCTGGCGCTCCTCGTCGCCGGTGGGCTGTGGCTGCGTCGGCGTCAGCGCCGGTACGAGCAGGCGCTGACCGCCTCTATCGCCGTGCCGATCAGGACCGACTCGGAGGTCTGA